In the genome of Mucilaginibacter sp. 14171R-50, the window CACGCAATAAAATTATTAACGGCGAGTTTTACGAGTGGAAGAAAGTTATGGTGAACCGTTTAGGCCAAAGATTATAAATGAGAGCATTCTTACACCGATATTTAACTGTAATTGACAGGTATATCATCAAAAAATACCTGGGCACCTTTGTGTTTACATTGGGGATTTTTATGGTGATATCGGTTGTGTTTGATATATCCGAGCATCTTGATAATTTTTTGGGCGACGACGTATCGGTAAACGATATTGTTTTTACTTATTACGCCGGGTTTATCCCCTTTTATTTGATGCTGCTTTCGCCGCTCATTAACTTTTTAGCGGTTATTTTTTTTACTGCTAAAATGGCCAATCAAACAGAGATCGTGCCTATTTTAACAAGCAAAGCCAGCTTTTATCGCTTTTTGCGGCCCTATGTGTTATCTGCCGGGCTAATATTTACCGTTTCCTTGTTCGCAAATGTTTACCTGCTGCCCTTTACCAATAAGCTAAAGATCACGTTTGAAGGCGCTCATTTCTTTAAAAACGACGACCCCTCAAAACAAGAAGTACACATTCAGCTTGATAAACGCACCTTTGTTTACCTGCAAACGTATGACCCGGATGTGCAAACTGGTTATAACTTTACACTTGAAAAATTTGATGGCGACGAACTAAAAGAGAAGCTAACCGCTACCAGTATCAAGTACGATTCGCTTAAAAACCGATGGACCATCATCATGCCAACCATACGATATGTAAACGGTTTAAAAGAAGTTTTTAAGCAAAACCTGCCCTCTATCGATACCGTTTTAGACATGCGCCCGATTGATTTTGAAGCGCATGATAATGTAGCCAGCAATATCTACAGCGCTATGTCTTTAACCGCTTTAAACAAGGGTATCGAAAAAGAAAAGACACGCGGCACCGGCGTAATTACCGATATGAAATTTGAAAAATACCGCCGCTTTGTGGAGCCGTTATCTTCGTTTGTACTCACCTGTATCGGGGTCGCCATAGCGTCAAGAAAAGTGCGCGGTGGCGTTGGTTTGCCTTTAGGCATCGGTATTTTTATATGCTTCACCTATATTGTAGTGAATAAATTCGCCCTCGTATTTGCCATAAAGGGGGGCTTTCCGCCGCTTATGGCAGTGCTGATGCCCAACCTGATATTTGGCACACTGGGCTACATTCTTCTTGCTAAAGCACCAAAATAATGACTGTTTTAAACAATAATGCAGGCATAAACAAGAACCTTTTAATACTGCATTTCACCGTTTTTGTATGGGGGTTTACCGGAATTTTAGGTCAACTTATTTCTATTTCAGCAGTAAATTTGGTGTGGTACAGGGTGCTTATAGCAAGCTTGTCGTTATTTTTGTACTTCAAATTTAACAAAACTGCGTTCAAAGTTACCGCCAAAACCGCGCTAAAATTACTGCTTACGGGTGCTTTAGTGGGCGGGCATTGGATACTTTTCTTTGCTTCTATTAAGCTTTCAACGGTGCCGGTAACCTTGGTATGCCTCTCTTCCATCACGCTTTTTACGGCGATTTTTGAGCCGCTAATTAATAAAAAGCGCATCTCAAGAATGGAGATTTTGGCCGGCATTTTGATCATAGCGGGTATCATATTAATTTTCAAATTCGAAACACAATACACTAAGGGTATAATTGCCGGGCTAATCAGCGCTGTGCTTGCAAGCCTTTTTGCCATCATCAACAGCCACCAGGTAAAGCATCATCAGGCGCCTGTTATCGCTTTTTATGAGCTGTCTGGCGCGCTGCTCTGGATCACTATCTACCTTTTTACCACCGCAGGCACCGCCGGTTTTTTGATACCGAAAGCTGCTGATCTGGGATATTTATTATTGCTGGGCACTGTGTGTACATCGCTTGCGTACGTCGCGGGCGTATCGGTAATGCGCGAGCTTTCGGCCTTTCGCGTAGCCCTTATAACCAATCTCGAACCGGTGTATGGAATAATTATGGCCTTCCTTTTTTTCGGTGATATGAACAAAATGTCGCTTGGTTTTTGGGTAGGTTCGGTTATTATACTGTCTACTATCTTCCTTTTTCCTGTGGCTCAAAAGCAGGTTGCTAAACGCCGTAAATTGTAAATTCTTCTTCTAATTCTGCTGTTTTGCCAATCCTGTCTTGTGGGGTAGGGGATAAAACGCACCTGTTGTACGGCGCGTTTTAAGTCGTTTTAAGCCATTATTAATTTTTGCCCACCTCCATGCTGTAAAAACATTTTGGTGCGAAACTGGGGCAAATTTAAAAATCAATTAGTGTACTGATTGCCCAAGTAAAGTTTAGTTATAAACATAGCTGATGTAAGTGCTTATTTCCGCAATTTACAATTAAACTAATCAATTTATGTATTAATATAAAAACGTGAAAATCAAATATTTATACTTTTTATAAGAACAATAATTTCAAATAAAATTGCCCTTTTAAATTTACAAATACTAAAAAAAATAGCACTTGATAGTATACGCGGTAAAATATGGCAATAAAATATTATTAATCAGATAAATACAATAGTTTAAGTCACTAAATAATTTACGTCCGAAAAATAAGTCGAGTTTCTTTTCAAAGTGTACCGAACTCAAACTTTCAGCTTTTTAAAAAAATACGGGGAGCACTAACTTTGTATACAGCAGCGCGTTTTAACATTAAAACTGATGCTTAAAAATCGATTCGAGGCAACGGTTATTTGTTCAAGACCAGTCATT includes:
- a CDS encoding LptF/LptG family permease, giving the protein MRAFLHRYLTVIDRYIIKKYLGTFVFTLGIFMVISVVFDISEHLDNFLGDDVSVNDIVFTYYAGFIPFYLMLLSPLINFLAVIFFTAKMANQTEIVPILTSKASFYRFLRPYVLSAGLIFTVSLFANVYLLPFTNKLKITFEGAHFFKNDDPSKQEVHIQLDKRTFVYLQTYDPDVQTGYNFTLEKFDGDELKEKLTATSIKYDSLKNRWTIIMPTIRYVNGLKEVFKQNLPSIDTVLDMRPIDFEAHDNVASNIYSAMSLTALNKGIEKEKTRGTGVITDMKFEKYRRFVEPLSSFVLTCIGVAIASRKVRGGVGLPLGIGIFICFTYIVVNKFALVFAIKGGFPPLMAVLMPNLIFGTLGYILLAKAPK
- a CDS encoding DMT family transporter, with product MTVLNNNAGINKNLLILHFTVFVWGFTGILGQLISISAVNLVWYRVLIASLSLFLYFKFNKTAFKVTAKTALKLLLTGALVGGHWILFFASIKLSTVPVTLVCLSSITLFTAIFEPLINKKRISRMEILAGILIIAGIILIFKFETQYTKGIIAGLISAVLASLFAIINSHQVKHHQAPVIAFYELSGALLWITIYLFTTAGTAGFLIPKAADLGYLLLLGTVCTSLAYVAGVSVMRELSAFRVALITNLEPVYGIIMAFLFFGDMNKMSLGFWVGSVIILSTIFLFPVAQKQVAKRRKL